The stretch of DNA CCACTCGTGCCAGCGCCGATGTAGAGGAGCCGCCCGCCCGCCCGCAACGCAGCCACCACGGCTGTCGCGGCTCGGGCGACAGCGGGTAGCGCGGGGCGAACCGCACGGACGGCGACAACGTCCTCGTCATGTAACCGGCGGACGACCGACCCGAGAGAAAGCAGATCGAGGCCGTCCGCGCGGGGGTGAAGCCGCTCGGTGGGAGGGAGTTTCGTGAATGAAGCGCGAGAGGAACCCACCCCCGAGCGCCCGACTTCAAGCTGCCTTGGTCACCTTGCCCGCTTTGATGCAGCGGGTGCAGGCCAGAACGCGCTCCGTGCGACCCTCGACGCTGGCCCGAATCTTCTGGAGGTTCGGGAGGGTCCGCTTCTTGGTCTTGTTGTTCGCGTGGCTGACGTTGTTGCCGACGAGCGGACGCTTGCCACAGATGTCACACTTCCACGCCATGACCTCTAACTCCTTGAAAACTGGGGCGTTGGACGCCTGCCATTAAAAGAGCGGCGGAACCTGCCAGAAAGCCGCTTGGAAATCCAGCCTTTCAGCCGTTTTGGATCAGCCCTTGAGCGGATCCTTCTTCTTCAACATGTCCTGAACCAGCCGCGCGGCGCGTACGCCCGCGAGCAGCTCGCCCTCCAGGCCCAGGCCCGGAAGCACCTCGCGGCCCGCGAGCAGCAGGTTCTTCACGGGCGTGCGCTGGTTCAACCCGGTGACGCCCAGGAAGGCCTGTGACTCGAAGCTGTAGAGGGGGTGGGGCATCAGCCGCGTCCCTCGGGAGCCGCTGGCGTCCAGGTAGGGGACCGAGCGCAGCAGGCGGTGGGACGCGGTGAAGGGCATCAGCGCGTCGAGCTGCCCGTCGATGCGCACGGCCAGCCCCTGCAGGTGCTCGTCGCCCAGCTCCCGCGCGGACGCGGGGACGAAGACGCCGGCGCACACCACGCGCACGCCCTCCACGTCCTTGCCCTCCTTGCCTCCCGAGGCGGTGGTGCGCGCCGGGTGGAGCTGCAGCAGCATGGGGCCCAGCTCCGCGTCCTGCGTGTCCACCAGCGTCAGCTCTCCCATGCCCCGGGGGAGCGCCGACTCGGGCACCACCCAGTTGACGGTGAAGAGCAGCGACTTCGTGGTGGACTGGTCCAGGTGCTCGAGCAGGCCGCGGTGGTGCTTCTTGTCCGTCACCAGCCTGCGCAGGGCGCCAGAGTCGGTGGCGGCGACGAGGCAGGAGGCGCGGTAGAGCGTGTCCGAGCGCACCAGCTTGACGCCCGCGAACTTGCTGCCGTCGAAGGACATCTCGTCGACGATGAAGCCCGTGGGGCTGTCGCGGCCGAGCACGTCCCCGCCCAGCTCCGCGAGCCGGCGCGTGAGCAGCTCGCGCAGGCCGTCGTGGCCGCCCTGGAACGAGGACGGGGCCGACAGCACCTGGGACAGGGGCCGGGTGAGCGCCAGGGGCGACTCGGGCTTGTCCAGATGGTTGATGAAGGGGCGCAGCCCGCGGATCAACGCGGCCGCGGGGGCGTCCGAGGCGAGCCGGGGCGCGCTCTCCAGGCCGGGGTGGGCCTTGATGAGCTTCTTGAGTCCCCAGCCCTCGAAGAACCCGTCCGGGGGCAGGGCGGGCTGGGCCTTGAAGAAGGCGTCGCTCGCCTCGTGCTGGGCGGTGGTGCCGGACAGCGCGCCCAGGAGCGCCTCGCCCTCGTCACCCAGCTCGCGCGTCACCTCGGCCTTGCGCCGGGCGGCGTCGGCGTGCAGGTCCATGCGGTTCCTGGGCAGGACCAGCTGGAGCTCGGGCGAGTGGGGCCGCAGCGCGCGCTGTACGGTGGTGGTGAGGCCCAGCTCGGTGAGCGCCTCCTCCACGGCGGGCATGGCCTTGAGCGGGGGCGCGACGAAGGGCGCGTAGGGGAGCACGTAGCCGCCGTGCTCGTAGCCGGGCCCCATGCCGTCGTGCTCGACCCAGAGGACGCGGTGGCTGCGCTTGGCCAACAGCGCCGCGGCGAGCGCGCCACCGAGCTGGCTGCCCAGCACGATGACGTCGTACACGTGCCGCGACGGGCCCGAGGGAAGCTTGAGTTTGGCTGCGGACGTCATGCGGCGCGCAACACTACACAACGTCCTCCCGGCTGGCTCCCTTTTGACGAGAGGAAGAGGGCGGGGTGCTCGGGGCCCCGGGCCCTCAGGCGCCCGCGCCGAAGAGGCGGGCCTCCAACTCGGGCGGGAAGGTGGTGAAGTCTGGGAGCGTCCACTGGGCGCCGGCCTGGCGCAATTGGAGGGCCGTGGTGGTGGTGGTGAGGCCCACCACCGGCATGCCCGCGTCCCTGGCGGACATGACGCCGAGGATGGCGTCCTCGAAGGCGAGGCACTCGGAGGGGTCCACGCCTAGCCCGCGCGCGGCGGCCAGGAAGATGTCCGGGAAGGGCTTGCCCCGGGAGACCTCCTCGGCGCCGACGATGCGCTGGAAGACGGGGCGCAGGCCCAGGCCGTCGATGACCAGCTCGCGGTTGCCCTCCGGCGCGGCGGTGGCGATGGCCATGGGGATGCCGGCCGCGCGCAGCCGGGCGAGGAGGGCCTCCGCGCCGCGGTGCAGCCGCAGGTGGGGCCGATACAGGGTGCGGTAGTGGCCCTCCTTCTCGTCGGCCAGGCGCTGGAGCTCCTCCGGGTCCAGGGCGCGGCCGAGGAGCTCGGGGAGGATTTCTTCGTTCTTCCGGCCCGCGAAGCGCGTCTGGAAGTCGTCGGCGGTGAGCGACAGGCCGAGCTTGCGCGCGAGCGCCACCCACGCCTGGTTGTGGAACACCATGTTGTCGACGAGGGTGCCGTCCATGTCGAAGACGGCGGCTCGGAGGGGCGCGTCGGAGGGTGTCATGGTTTCCCACCCATAGCGCGGCCGGAGGGGTGGAGGCGGCCGAATCGTGCGCGCCTGCTTTGGAGGACTGATATTCGGGCCTCACATGAGCGACGGCGTGCGGACAGAGATGCGAGGCGCGGTGGGGGTGGTGACGTTGGACCGGCCCAAGGCGCTCCATGCGTTGAATCTGGAGATGTGCCGGCGGCTGCTGCCCCAGTTGGAGGCCTGGCGTGCGGACCCCGCGGTGAAGGCCGTGGTCGTCCGGGGGGCGGGCGGGCGGGCCTTCTGCGCGGGAGGGGACGTGCGCGCCGTGGCGGCCTCGATGGCGGAGCCCCGGCCTGCCGACGCGGAGCGCCTGTCGCGGGAGTTCTTCCGCGCCGAGTACGCGCTGAACCACCTCATCCACCACTTCGGCAAGCCGTACATCTCGCTCGTGGACGGCATCTGCATGGGCGGCGGGCTGGGCCTGTCCATCCACGGGGCATACCGCGTCGTCACCGAGAAGCTGGTGCTGGCGATGCCGGAGACGGGGATTGGCCTGTTCCCGGACGTGGGCGGAGGCTGGTTCCTGCCGCGCTTCCCGGGCGAGTCGGGGACGTACCTGGGCCTGACGGGCGCGCGGTGCAGCGCGGCGGACGCGATGTGGCTCGGCTACGGGACTCACTTCGTGGAGTCGGCGCGACTGGAGACGGTGCTGGAGGCGCTGGTGGGCGCCGAGTGGGGCGAGGGCCTGTCGAGCGCGGTGGTGGAGCGGCTGCTGAAGGAGTTCCACGCGGACGCGGGGACGTCGGTGCTGGCCACGCAGCACGTGGGGATGGACCGGTGCTTCGCGGCCGAGCGGGTGGAGGACATCCAGCAGGCGCTGGAGGCAGAAGGGACGGCGTGGGCGCAGGAGACGTGGGCCACGCTGGTGCGCATGTGCCCCATGAGCCTGAAGGTGACGCTGCGCCAACTGCGCATGGGTCGCACGCGCGACTACGACGAGATGCTGTCGGTGGAGTACCGGCTGAGCCAGTCGATGACGGCGCGGGCCGACTTCCGCGAGGGCATCCGCGCGGTGCTGGTGGACAAGGACAACAAGCCGCGCTGGCACCCGGGAACGCTGGGCGACGTCTCCGATGCGGACGTGGAGGCGTGCTTCGTGTCCCCGGATGGGGATGAGCTGGTGCTGTCGCGCAGCTGAGCGCTCAGCGTGTGCTGGAGGGGCTCTTCAGGGCCTGCTTCACGAAGTCGACGCAGGCCTCGGGTGCCTCCTCGTGGGGCCAGTGGCCCGCGTCGGGGAGCGTGTCCACGGTGGCGTGAGGCCAGGCCTTCCGGAACCGTTCGAGGACCACCGGAGGGAAGGCGGCGTCGCGCAGGCCCCAGATGAAGTGGACGGGGGTCTTCGCGAACCGCTCACGCCGGTCCCAGAGGGACTGGAAGAAGGGCGTGGACCCCGCGAGGCTCTTGGCGAGGGCCCACAGCACGCGCTCGCGCGAGTCCGCGTCGGGGAACATGAAGGTGTACTGGTTCCACATCTTCTCGGGGCGCGGCCCCTTGCCCCAGGCCGACTTCGCGATGAGGAACGAGAGGTTCACCTTCCGGTACAGCCAGCGGAAGAGCCCGCCGCCCGCCATGCGCGCGGCCCTGGCGAGCGAGGGCTCGTCGACGAAGGGCCAGGCGATGGTGTTGAGGAGCACCACGCGCTCGATGCGCTCCGGATGGGAGAGCGCGTAGTCGAGCGAGATGGGGCCGCCGAAGTCGTGGGCCACCAGGGTGAAGGGGGGCAGGTTCAGCGCCTCGATGACCGCGGCGAAGCGGCGCGCGTGGGCCTCGGGCGAGTAGTCCGCGTCCGGTGGCCGGGGCGACAGGCCGAAGCCCAGGTGGTCCACCGCGATGCAGCGGTGCGTGGCGGAGAAGGCGCGGATGAGCGCACGCCACTCGAAGGACCAGGTGGGGGTTCCATGCACGAAGACGATGGGCGGCCCCTGGCCCTCGTCCACCACTGACAGTCCAGCCACCTCACGCACGTTGAAGGGAAAAGCCTCTCGGTCGACCCAGGCGGGAACTTGCATGGAGGATAGTCAATGGTTCTTGACCAATAAAGTCAAGTAGACTTGACTGGATGAAGAGGAAGGACGCGCTCGAGGATGTGAAGAAGCTTCAGGCCAGCAGCCTGGGTTACGTGCTCATCCGGTGTGGGCAGTTGTTCAACGAGTTGGGGATGCAGGCGGTCAACTCCGAGGCCGGCTACCCGATGATGCGAGAGGTCCACGCGCGCATCCTCCCGTACCTGGAGAATCCGGACGGCGTGCGCATCACGGAGCTCGCGCGCAGCCTGGGCGTGACGAAGCAGGCGGTGCAGCCGGTCATCGCGGAGCTCGCGGAGTTCGGCGCGGTGCGGATTGAACCGGACCCCGATGACGCCCGTGCGCGGCGGGTCGTCTTGACGGAGAAGGGCATCGCGGCCATGCGGCACGGGACGACGAAGCTGGTGGAGATCGATCGGCGGGTGGCGAAGCGCCTGGGCGCGGAGGAGACCCGGGAGCTGCACGGGCTCTTGACCCGACTGTTCGAGGTGCTGAAGGCGCGGGACTGAAGCGCGTGCCTTTGTCGGGGCGGCGTCGTCACTCTTGAGGTGGAGCCGCGAGGCCCGGGGGCGGCGAAGGACAGGGCCTCGTTGTTGGCGTCGGGGATTGCGCCGAGTGAGCACGGCGTCGTGGAGTCGTGAGGCCCGGGGGCGGCGAAGGACAGGGCCTCGTTGTCGGCGTTGGGGATTGCGCCGAGTGAGCACGGCGTCGTGGAGTCGTGAGGCCTGGGGCGGCGAAGGACAGGGCCTCGTTGTCGGCGTCGGGGATTGCGCCGAGTGAGCATGGCGTTGGAGTTCGCCGACGTTGCTGGCGAGCGCGCCTCGTCCGTCGAGGTGAGGGCACGTCGCCGGGCTTCGGTAGAGGCCGCCTCGTGGGCCGATGCGCCGGGTGCTCCGGACGTTGCTGGCGAGCGCGCCTCGGCCGTCGGGGCGAGGACACGTCGTCGGGCTTCGGTAGAGGCCGCCTCGCGGGCCGAGGCGCCGGGTGCTCCGGACGTTGCTGGCTACAGCTCTTCGTCGCTGACGACGGTGATGTCCTTGGAGCGCAGCAGGGCGGTGGTGATGCCTTCGCCCGAGCGCAGCACTCCGGACTCGTAGACGCGCTGGCTCCCGCAGGAGGGGCTCTTCTCCTTGAGCAGCGCGACCGTCACGTCGAAGCGTTGCGCGGCATCGAGCGCGAGGAGGGCTCCACGCTGGAAGTCCTCGGTGCGGTCCGTGCGTGCTTCGCGCTCCAGCGCGCGAGCCTGCCCCGCCCAGACGTCGACGCCCGTGCCGCCGCGCAGGTCGACCGGAGGGCGAGGAACGGGCAGCCCGGAGGCGACCTCGGGGCAGATCGGCACGACCGCCTTTCCCTCGAGGGCCGCGAGCACTCGCTCCGAGCGCTGCGAGCGTCCGTCATAGCGGCACGCTTCGCCCAGGAGGCACGCGCTCACCAGCACCACGGGGGCTTCGCGAAGGGCGGCGCGGCGCGCTTCCTGTGGCGGTACCTCTCGCCCCCGTGCGTGACAGCCCGCGGCTGCCGAGGGTGACGCGGTCGTGCTCGAACGCGGCACTGAGGCGTGCCCTGGCGGAATGGCGTCGCCCTCGGTGGGGCTCGCTGCCCGAGCGTCCGTATCGGTGGGCTTCAAGTGCTCGGAGGCCGACTGGCGCGGATGGGTGGCTCCGTCGCCACCCTTGGCCGTCAGCCTGGCGTCCGAAGCCGACCTTGCCTCCGGAGTGGCGCGCGAGCGACTCGACTGCGTGATTCCACCTTCGTCCGCCGGACCCTCGGCGTCACTGTCCACCGAGGATGCGAGGCTCGTACCGGCCCGCGCGTCCTCGCGTGTCACGTCGTCGCCCCGGGGCTGCGCAGGGCCAGCTCACCCGTGCTCGGCGCCGCCGTCACGCGCGTCCTCACGCCATCCAGCGTCACCTGTCCGGTCACCGCGAGCCGCACAGCCAACGGATACAGCCGATGCTCCTCGACGAGGATGCGCGCGCTCAGGCTCTTCTCGTCATCGTCCGACAGCACCGGCACCGCCGCCTGTCCGATGATGGGCCCCGTGTCCGTGCCCGCGTCCACGAAGTGCACCGTGCACCCGGCCACCTTCACCCCGCGCTCCAGCGCCTGCCGCTGCGCATGCAGCCCCGGGAACGACGGCAGCAGGGAAGGGTGGACGTTCAGCACCTTCCCGGCGAACCGCCCCAGGAAGTCCGCGCTGAGCAGCCGCATGAACCCCGCCAGACACACCCACTGCACCCCCGCGGTGCCCAGCGCCTCGAGAATCGCCGCCTCGAACGCGGCCTTGCTCGCATGCGCCTTGTGGTCCACGACCACCGCGGGCACGCCCGCGGCCCGCGCCCGCTCCAGCGCATACGCCGTGGGCACGTTCGACACCACGCAGGCCACCTCGGCCGGGAAGTCCTCGCGCGCGCACGCGTCGAGCAACGCCTGCAGGTTGCTCCCGCCGCCGCTGACGAGCACGCCCAGCCGGACCCGCGCCGCGCTCATGGCTCGATGACCGCCGTGGCCTCGCCCGAGCCCGCCTCCACGCGGCCCACCTCGGACGCCTCCACGCCCCGCGCCCTCAGCACCTCGAGCGCCTGCGCCACGTCCTCCTTCGCCACCACGACGATGAGGCCCAGGCCCATGTTGAACGTGCTGAACATCTCGTCGCGCGCCACGCTCCCCAGCTTCGCGATGAGGTCGAAGATGGGCGGCTTCACCCAGGACTTCTCGCTCAGCACCGCGCGCGTCCCGTCCGGCAGGCACCGGGGCAGGTTGCCGGGGATTCCGCTCCCGGTGATGTGCGCCATGCCATTCACCTTCACCGCCTGCGTCAGCGCCAGCGCGTCCTTCACGTAGATGCGCGTGGGCTCCAGCAGCGCGTCGCCCAACGTCCGCCCCAGCCCCTCGGGCGTCGCGTCCAGCGCGAGCTTCGCGTTCTCCAGCAGCACCTTGCGCGCCAGCGAGTAGCCGTTGCTGTGCAGCCCCGACGACGTCAACCCGATGAGCGCGTCCCCCGGCTTGACGCTCTTGCCGTCGATGATGGCCGAGCGCTCCACCACCCCGACGCAGAAGCCCGCCAGGTCGTACTCACCCCGCGCGTAGAAGCCCGGCATCTCCGCCGTCTCGCCGCCGAGCAGCGTGCACCCGGCCTGCTCGCAGCCCTGGGCGATGCCCTTCACCACCTCCGCCGCCGCGTCCACCTCCAGGCGGCCCGTGGCGAAGTAGTCCAGGAAGAAGAGCGGCTCCGCGCCGCAGGTGAGGATGTCGTTCACCGACATGGCCACCAGGTCGATGCCCACCGTGCCGTGCCGGCCCGCGGTGAAGGCCACCTTCAGCTTGGTGCCCACCCCGTCCGTGCCCGCCACCAGCACCGGCTCGCGGTACTTGCCGGGCGGCAGCGCGAACAACCCCCCGAAGCCGCCGACTCCCGCGACGACCTCCGGACGCATCGTGCGCGCGGCGTAGGGCTTGATTCGGTCGACAAACGCGTCGCCGGCCTCGATGTCCACTCCGGAGTCTTTGTAGGTCGTTCCCACGGGCGGCCTTCTATCGACCCCGGAGTCCGTTGTCTCGGGCTCCGGAACCCCGGTGTCGGGTTTGCGGCGAGCCCGGACGCACGGTGTGTCCCACCGGTCCGTACAAAAGGTAATTTGACCAGGGGGGGAGGGGCTGATTGACTCCTCGCAGGATGGGCGCCGAGGAAACCCTCTTTCAACGTTTCGGCAAGGAATTCCCAAAGGGCACCGAACTCTTCCGTGAGGGAGAGGCGGGCCGGGAGATGTTCGTCATTCAGGCGGGCAAGATCTCCATCTCCAAGCGCGTACGCGACGTGGAGAAGGTCCTGGCGGTCCTGGGGCCCGGCGAGTTCTTCGGGGAGATGGCCATCATCTCCAACAAGCCGCGCAACGCGTCCGCGGTGGTCAACGAAGACGCCCGGCTGTTGGTCATCGACCCCAAGACGTTCGAGGCGATGATCCGCGGCAACGCGGAGATCGCCGTCCGGATGATCAAGAAGCTGGCCGAGCGCCTGTCGGAGGCGGACGCCCAGATTGAGAACCTGCTGCACAATGATCCGGCCAGCCGGGTCGTGCACCAGCTCATCCAGACCGCCCAGTCGCGCGGCCGCCCCTCCGAGGAGGGGACGGGGACGGACATCGACTTCGTCATCCGCGAGATGCCCCGACAGATTGGCGTGGGCGAGCCCGCGGTGCGCAACGTGCTGGAGCGGCTGATCCGCGCGGGCCTCATCTCACGCAGTGGTGACAGACTCACCGTGTATGACACGGCCAGACTCCACGACTTCCTCCAATACCTGGAGATGAAGTGGAAGTTCGGAGACCTCTAGCGTGAAGCTCCGCGTCCTCGGCTGCCACGGTGGCGAGCTTCCCACGTGCAAGAGCACGTGCTTCCTCGTCGATGACGTGCTGGCGCTCGATGCGGGCGCCCTGACGGGGACGCTCTCGTTGGAGGAGCTGTGCCGGGTGGACCACGTGCTCGTGGGCCACAGCCACTTCGACCACGTGAAGGACCTGCCGCTGATGGCGGACCTGGTCATCGGTCGCCGGGACAAGCCCGTCACCATCCACGCCTCTCGCGAGTGCGCCAAGGCCCTGCGCGAGAACATGTTCAACAACGCCCTCTGGCCGGACTTCACCCGCATCCCGACCAAGGCCAACCCCGTCCTGCGCATCCAGACGTTCCGCGCCGGCGGCACCTTCCAGGTGGGGCCCTACACCGTGCGCAGCGTCCCGGTGAGCCACCCCGTGGAGTCCTGCGGCTTCATCATCTCCAACGGCAAGAGCACGCTCGCCATGAGCGGGGACACCGGGCCCACCGACAAGCTCTGGAAGGCCCTGAACGAGACGAAGAACCTCAAGGCCCTCCTGCTGGAGACGTCGTTCCCCAACGCCCTCCAATCGCTGGCCGACATCTCCGGCCACCTGACGCCCCACACCCTGGGGCTGGAGCTGCAGAAGTTCCAGCGCAACGGGGCCTCGGTGATGCTCTACCACCTCAAGCCGGCGTTCGTGGCCCAGCTCAAGAAGGAGCTGGCGAGCATGCCGGTGGAGGTGCTGGAGCTCAACGACGTGTTCGAGTTCTAGCCCGTCCCCCGGGCGGCGACGCAGCGCGCCACACGGAACGGTTGACGGGCGCGGACGGTCGGATTAACCCCCGCCGTTCTCATGGCCTGGTTTTCGAAGAAGCCGCGCATCGCCGTCGACACCCAGCAGCAGCCCGAGCCCGGACCGTCTCGCATGGAGGGCCTGTGGGCCAAGTGCGAGAGCTGCGACGAAATCATCTACCGGCAGGAGCTGGAGAAGAACTGGATGGTGTGTCCGCACTGCGACCACCACCACCCCTGGAACGCGCGCGCGCGACTGGCGACGCTGCTGGATCCGGACAGCTTCGAGGAGTTCGACAAGGAGCTGGAGCCGCAGGACCCGCTCGGGTTCAGCGACTCGAAGAAGTACAAGGACCGGCTGAAGTCCACGCGCAAGAACCTGGAGGAGAACGACGCGTTCGTCTCCGGCGTGGGCCGCATCGGCGGGCACCAGGTGTCCGTGGGCGCCTTCATCTTCGAGTTCATGGGGGGCTCCATGGGCTCGGTGGTGGGGGAGAAGGTGGCGAGGACCTTCGAGCGCGCGCATGACCTGAAGTGCTCCGCGCTCATCTTCTCGGCGTCCGGCGGCGCGCGCATGCAGGAGGGCATCTTCTCGCTGATGCAGATGGCGAAGACGTCCGCGGCCATCGCCCGCTTCCGCACCGGCAACAAGCCCTACATCTCCGTGCTGCTGCACCCGACGACGGGTGGCGTGGCGGCCTCGTTCTCCTGGCTGGGGGACGTCATCCTCGCCGAGCCCAAGGCGCTCATCGGCTTCGCCGGTCCGCGCGTCATCGAGCAGACCATCCGCCAGAAGCTGCCCGAGGGCTTCCAGCGCTCGGAGTTCCTGCTCGAGCACGGAATGATCGACAACATCGTCAACCGCAAGGACCTGCGCGGCCGGCTGGGTCAGATCCTCGGCCTGCTGGGCTGAGCCCCCGCGCTCATCTGAGTCCCCCATGAGCGCGCCCAGGACACCGGAGGAAGCACTCGCCTTCCTCTCGCGGCTCAACCCCTCCGGCATCAAGCTGGGGCTGGAGCGGGTGAGCGAGGCGCTCGAGGCCCTGGGCCACCCCGAGCGCCGCGCTCCGGTACTGCACGTCGCCGGTACCAACGGCAAGGGCAGCACCTGCGCCTTCGCCGCCACCGCGCTCCAGGCCGCCGGCCACCGCGTGGGCCTCTACACGTCCCCGCACCTGGTGCGCGTCAACGAGCGCATCCGCGTGGACGGCGAGGACATCTCCGACGAGGACTTCGGCCGCGCCATCCTCGACGTGCTGGAGCGCTATCCCTCCGCCGTCGCCGAGCCGATGACGTACTTCGAGTTCGGCACCGTCGTCGCGCTGTGGCACTTCGCGCGCGTGGGCGTGGACGTCGTCGTGCTGGAGACGGGCCTGGGCGGCCGGCTGGACGCGACCACCGCGGCGCCCTCCATCGTGACGGCCATCACCCCCGTCTCGTTCGACCACATGGAGTACCTGGGCAACACCCTGGCGGCGATCGCCGGCGAGAAGGCCGGCATCCTCAAGCCCGGCGTGCCCTGCGTCGTCGCCCGACAGGCCCCCGAGGCGCTGGAGGCCATCGAAGCCCACGCGCGGGTGCTCGGGTCGCCCCTCCTCGTGGAAGGGCGGGACTTCGAGGCGTGGCTCCAGCCCGACGGGAGCCTGTCGTACCAGGGGGGGGCGTGGCGGCTGGAGGGGCTGCGCCTGTCGCTGCGAGGCCCGCACCAGGTCCAGAACGCGGCGGTGGCGCTGGCCTGCCTGGAGAGCCTGTCCACGCGTGGCGTGGCCGTCTCGGGCGAGGAGGCGAGGGTGGGGCTCGGCTCGGCGCGCTGGCCAGGGCGGCTGGAGGAAGTGGGGGAGCGACCGGTCGTCCTCCTGGATGGCGCGCACAACCCGGCGGGGGTGGAGGTGCTGCTCGCGTCCCTGCGCGCCCTGTACTCGGGACGCCCGGTGCACTGCGTCTTCGGCGTGGTGGCGGACAAGGACCGGGGGCCGATGATGCGGGCCCTCTTCCCCGCGTGTGCCTCCGTGCAGCTCACGCCCCTGGACACTCCGCGCTCGCTGGTGCCCGGGGCCTATCTCGACGAGGCGCGCGCGCTGACGCCCGACGTCGCCGCGTGGCCGGACGTGGACGCGGCGCTCGCGGCGGCACGGCGACGCGCGGGCCCGGAGGGGCTGGTGCTGTGCACCGGCTCGCTGTTCCTGGTGGGCATGGTGCGGGCCCGCCTGGGGCGAACGAGCACACCCTGAGGGGCCAGCCCGCGCCCGGCGTCGGACATCGACCTGGTGCCTTCGGGCGAGGGCCGCCGGAGTGCTGCCCCAGGGGGTGACCTTCGAGGAGGGGCCTTGCGTCCAGGACGGGCAAGACACATGGGCCGACGGGGTGAATCCTTGGCGCGTTGCATCAGGCGCCGTAGATTCGAGACATGCGCCTGCCGGACTGGAGAGCCGCGACCACCACGGGACCCGCCATCCCGTCCATCGACGAAGTCGACTTCCGGGCGCTTTACACGAAGACGAAGTACGTGGTGGAGACGGCGGACGGTTGGTCGCTGGTCATCACGCGCTACCGTCCGGTGAAGCAACCGTTCGCCCAGCCCCTGTTCGGCGAGCCGCTGCTCCTGGTGCATGGCTTCTCGCAGAACCGTCACACGTGGACGAGCGGCCAGTTCGTCAAGAACCTGCTCTTCTTCGGCGTGGACATCCACATCCTGGAGCTGCGCGGCCACGGCAAGAGCTCCATCGCCTTCCAGAAGGAGCGCGCCGAGCGCTTCAAGCGCCCGCTGCCTCCGGACCTGGACTACGGCTGGGACCTGGACAGCTACTTCCTCTACGACCTGCCGGCCGCCGTGTCTGGCGTCAAGCGCATCACCCGCCGCGAGCGCATCTTCTACTGCGGCCACTCCATGGGCGGGATGCTGGGCTACGGCTACACCGGCATCCACGACGACTTCGAGGGCCTCATCACCATCGGCTCGCCCGCGGACCTGGGGCGGGGCTTCATGGCGCTGCGCATGCTCGCGCACGGCGCGCCCATGCTCGCGGGGATGATCGACATGACGCTCGCCGGGGTGAACCTGGGCGGCGACGTCAACGGCCTGGGCAAGAAGCTCTTGTCGCGCGGGGTGGGCGCGTTCAACGCGAAGTGGGGCCGCAAGCTGGTGCCCGAGGAGCGCCGCAAGCTGCGCTTCGACGCGGTGCCCGTGGACCTCATCCTCAAGTTCGTCGAGCGGCAGATTGGGAAGGCGGAGGACTCGCCGCTGTATCAA from Myxococcus guangdongensis encodes:
- a CDS encoding NAD(P)-binding protein, which produces MTSAAKLKLPSGPSRHVYDVIVLGSQLGGALAAALLAKRSHRVLWVEHDGMGPGYEHGGYVLPYAPFVAPPLKAMPAVEEALTELGLTTTVQRALRPHSPELQLVLPRNRMDLHADAARRKAEVTRELGDEGEALLGALSGTTAQHEASDAFFKAQPALPPDGFFEGWGLKKLIKAHPGLESAPRLASDAPAAALIRGLRPFINHLDKPESPLALTRPLSQVLSAPSSFQGGHDGLRELLTRRLAELGGDVLGRDSPTGFIVDEMSFDGSKFAGVKLVRSDTLYRASCLVAATDSGALRRLVTDKKHHRGLLEHLDQSTTKSLLFTVNWVVPESALPRGMGELTLVDTQDAELGPMLLQLHPARTTASGGKEGKDVEGVRVVCAGVFVPASARELGDEHLQGLAVRIDGQLDALMPFTASHRLLRSVPYLDASGSRGTRLMPHPLYSFESQAFLGVTGLNQRTPVKNLLLAGREVLPGLGLEGELLAGVRAARLVQDMLKKKDPLKG
- the purN gene encoding phosphoribosylglycinamide formyltransferase; the encoded protein is MSAARVRLGVLVSGGGSNLQALLDACAREDFPAEVACVVSNVPTAYALERARAAGVPAVVVDHKAHASKAAFEAAILEALGTAGVQWVCLAGFMRLLSADFLGRFAGKVLNVHPSLLPSFPGLHAQRQALERGVKVAGCTVHFVDAGTDTGPIIGQAAVPVLSDDDEKSLSARILVEEHRLYPLAVRLAVTGQVTLDGVRTRVTAAPSTGELALRSPGATT
- a CDS encoding HAD family hydrolase → MTPSDAPLRAAVFDMDGTLVDNMVFHNQAWVALARKLGLSLTADDFQTRFAGRKNEEILPELLGRALDPEELQRLADEKEGHYRTLYRPHLRLHRGAEALLARLRAAGIPMAIATAAPEGNRELVIDGLGLRPVFQRIVGAEEVSRGKPFPDIFLAAARGLGVDPSECLAFEDAILGVMSARDAGMPVVGLTTTTTALQLRQAGAQWTLPDFTTFPPELEARLFGAGA
- a CDS encoding alpha/beta fold hydrolase produces the protein MAGLSVVDEGQGPPIVFVHGTPTWSFEWRALIRAFSATHRCIAVDHLGFGLSPRPPDADYSPEAHARRFAAVIEALNLPPFTLVAHDFGGPISLDYALSHPERIERVVLLNTIAWPFVDEPSLARAARMAGGGLFRWLYRKVNLSFLIAKSAWGKGPRPEKMWNQYTFMFPDADSRERVLWALAKSLAGSTPFFQSLWDRRERFAKTPVHFIWGLRDAAFPPVVLERFRKAWPHATVDTLPDAGHWPHEEAPEACVDFVKQALKSPSSTR
- a CDS encoding enoyl-CoA hydratase/isomerase family protein — protein: MSDGVRTEMRGAVGVVTLDRPKALHALNLEMCRRLLPQLEAWRADPAVKAVVVRGAGGRAFCAGGDVRAVAASMAEPRPADAERLSREFFRAEYALNHLIHHFGKPYISLVDGICMGGGLGLSIHGAYRVVTEKLVLAMPETGIGLFPDVGGGWFLPRFPGESGTYLGLTGARCSAADAMWLGYGTHFVESARLETVLEALVGAEWGEGLSSAVVERLLKEFHADAGTSVLATQHVGMDRCFAAERVEDIQQALEAEGTAWAQETWATLVRMCPMSLKVTLRQLRMGRTRDYDEMLSVEYRLSQSMTARADFREGIRAVLVDKDNKPRWHPGTLGDVSDADVEACFVSPDGDELVLSRS
- a CDS encoding MarR family winged helix-turn-helix transcriptional regulator, which produces MKRKDALEDVKKLQASSLGYVLIRCGQLFNELGMQAVNSEAGYPMMREVHARILPYLENPDGVRITELARSLGVTKQAVQPVIAELAEFGAVRIEPDPDDARARRVVLTEKGIAAMRHGTTKLVEIDRRVAKRLGAEETRELHGLLTRLFEVLKARD
- a CDS encoding 2-thiouracil desulfurase family protein; amino-acid sequence: MTREDARAGTSLASSVDSDAEGPADEGGITQSSRSRATPEARSASDARLTAKGGDGATHPRQSASEHLKPTDTDARAASPTEGDAIPPGHASVPRSSTTASPSAAAGCHARGREVPPQEARRAALREAPVVLVSACLLGEACRYDGRSQRSERVLAALEGKAVVPICPEVASGLPVPRPPVDLRGGTGVDVWAGQARALEREARTDRTEDFQRGALLALDAAQRFDVTVALLKEKSPSCGSQRVYESGVLRSGEGITTALLRSKDITVVSDEEL
- the rpmB gene encoding 50S ribosomal protein L28, encoding MAWKCDICGKRPLVGNNVSHANNKTKKRTLPNLQKIRASVEGRTERVLACTRCIKAGKVTKAA